The Deinococcus wulumuqiensis R12 genome has a window encoding:
- a CDS encoding HAD-IA family hydrolase, with protein MSLSSLSPSSAPPTLKAVLFDRDDTLAVTDPAVYREAAQWLAGRFGLDPRQAGQTLAGLWQERMNDWWDLRSHEDETQFWEAYGGELTGRLGLPPAAAAEVTGAYPYERYMKPVSGAREVLTELRRRGLKIGVLSNTLPSIERTLDAIGLRDLVDVPLATCLLGVHKPEAQAFALAADALGLPPAEILFIDDLIENVEAARAVGMRAEQIDLSGQTAGALHSLREVLDLV; from the coding sequence ATGTCCCTGTCCTCCCTGTCCCCCTCCTCGGCCCCCCCGACCCTGAAAGCAGTGCTGTTCGACCGCGACGACACCCTGGCCGTGACCGACCCCGCCGTGTACCGGGAAGCGGCGCAGTGGCTCGCCGGGCGCTTCGGCCTCGACCCCCGGCAGGCCGGACAGACCCTCGCCGGGCTGTGGCAGGAGCGCATGAACGACTGGTGGGACCTGCGCTCGCATGAGGACGAAACACAGTTCTGGGAAGCCTACGGCGGCGAACTGACCGGCAGACTGGGCCTGCCCCCCGCCGCCGCCGCCGAGGTCACGGGCGCCTACCCCTACGAGCGCTACATGAAGCCGGTGTCCGGTGCCCGCGAGGTGCTCACCGAGTTGCGCCGCCGGGGCCTGAAAATCGGCGTCCTGAGCAACACCCTGCCCAGCATCGAGCGCACGCTGGACGCCATAGGCCTGCGCGACCTCGTGGACGTGCCGCTCGCCACCTGCCTGCTGGGGGTCCACAAACCCGAAGCGCAGGCGTTTGCGCTGGCGGCAGACGCGCTGGGGCTGCCCCCCGCCGAAATCCTGTTCATCGACGACCTGATCGAGAACGTAGAGGCTGCCCGCGCGGTCGGGATGCGGGCCGAGCAGATCGACCTGAGCGGGCAGACGGCGGGCGCGCTGCACTCGTTGCGGGAGGTGCTCGACCTTGTCTGA
- a CDS encoding dipeptidase, which translates to MSELHSSGPHFDAHLDLAWNAQQGRDLTLPLAQLRASDPLAGQTATVSFPELHSAGLRHCFGTLFALPAPQRGGYTDHAGARAQALAQLAQYRAWEMSGWLSLGGSESPLRVTLLMEGADPIRDPDDLPFWAEQGVRIIGPAWGRTRYAGGTDAPGPLTPEGRELVQAMKDLGLTLDASHLDTAAFWDAAETGVKMIASHSNPRALVDTNRQLSDDMARHIVSTGGVLGLVAHSKFIRAGWTEGQDRASLGELVRCAEHYAALVGWDHLGIGSDLDGGFGTEKMPQGIERYRDLSRFLDLLPPEARAGVAGDNWERWMGESFH; encoded by the coding sequence TTGTCTGAGCTGCACTCCTCTGGCCCGCATTTCGACGCCCACCTCGACCTCGCCTGGAACGCCCAGCAGGGCCGCGACCTGACGCTGCCCCTGGCACAGTTGCGGGCCAGCGACCCCCTCGCCGGTCAGACCGCCACCGTCAGCTTTCCCGAGTTGCACTCGGCGGGGCTGCGGCACTGCTTCGGAACCCTGTTCGCTCTGCCCGCACCGCAGCGGGGCGGCTACACCGACCACGCCGGGGCACGCGCTCAGGCGCTGGCGCAACTCGCGCAGTACCGCGCCTGGGAGATGTCAGGCTGGCTGAGCCTGGGCGGGAGCGAAAGCCCCCTGCGGGTCACCCTGCTGATGGAAGGCGCCGACCCCATCCGTGACCCCGACGACCTGCCGTTCTGGGCCGAGCAGGGCGTGCGAATCATCGGCCCCGCGTGGGGGCGCACCCGGTACGCGGGAGGAACCGACGCGCCCGGGCCGCTCACCCCCGAGGGCCGCGAACTGGTGCAGGCGATGAAAGACCTGGGGCTGACGCTCGACGCCTCGCACCTCGACACCGCCGCCTTCTGGGACGCCGCCGAGACCGGCGTGAAGATGATCGCCAGCCACTCCAACCCCCGCGCCCTGGTGGACACCAACCGGCAGCTCAGCGACGACATGGCCCGCCACATCGTGTCGACGGGCGGCGTGCTGGGGCTGGTCGCGCACAGCAAATTCATCCGCGCCGGCTGGACGGAAGGACAGGACCGCGCCAGCCTGGGCGAGTTGGTGCGCTGCGCCGAGCATTACGCCGCGCTGGTGGGCTGGGACCACCTCGGCATCGGCAGCGACCTTGACGGCGGGTTCGGAACCGAAAAGATGCCGCAGGGCATCGAGCGTTACCGCGACCTGAGCCGCTTCCTCGACCTGCTCCCACCCGAAGCCCGGGCTGGCGTGGCCGGAGACAACTGGGAACGCTGGATGGGTGAATCTTTTCACTAA
- the aspS gene encoding aspartate--tRNA ligase — translation MKRTALVGHLDASHQNQTVTLQGWVNRRRDLGGLIFIELRDRSGIVQVQVEPDSPAFAEADRLRAEYVAEIEGRFQMRPEAQRKGGLADYEVIASRVKVLNAAKTPPFELDKGGEVSEDLRLKYRYLDLRRSDMQRALLLRSKAVTAVTEFLDAEGFAQIETPMLTKSTPEGARDFLVPSRLNPGEFYALPQSPQLFKQLLMISGFDRYYQLARCFRDEDLRADRQPDFTQLDMELSFVEQDDVLELQERLLAHVFKKVLGHDLPTPFPRMSYHEAMDLYGSDKPDLRFGSRFVDVTELFRGGEFKAFASAQTVKVLVAPELTRKQIDELERVAKQNGAGGLAWLKRDGDGFTGGISKFVGGIAAPLIEQTGVEQGGTLLFAAGEWKKAVTALGAVRLSLRDLFDLAADGPRFHVSWVVDFPQLEFDEESQTWTYMHHPFTAPHPDDVALFGTERQGEMRAQAYDLVLNGFEIGGGSIRIHDPEVQAKMFSAIGFSEAAAREKFGFFLDALEYGTPPHGGIAWGFDRLLMLMSGASSIREVIAFPKNNRGADLMAEAPSPVEDAQLAEVGVAVRGEN, via the coding sequence GTGAAACGTACCGCCCTCGTCGGCCATCTCGATGCTTCCCACCAGAACCAGACCGTCACCCTGCAAGGCTGGGTGAACCGCCGCCGTGACCTGGGCGGGCTGATTTTTATCGAACTGCGCGACCGCTCGGGTATCGTGCAGGTGCAGGTGGAACCGGACAGCCCCGCGTTTGCCGAGGCCGACCGGCTGCGCGCCGAGTACGTGGCGGAAATCGAGGGCCGCTTTCAGATGCGCCCCGAGGCCCAGCGCAAGGGTGGGCTGGCCGACTACGAAGTGATTGCCAGCCGCGTGAAGGTGCTCAATGCCGCCAAGACGCCGCCGTTCGAGCTGGACAAGGGCGGCGAGGTGAGCGAGGACCTGCGCCTCAAGTACCGCTACCTCGACCTGCGCCGCAGTGACATGCAGCGCGCCCTGCTGCTGCGCTCCAAGGCCGTGACTGCCGTGACCGAGTTTCTCGACGCCGAGGGCTTTGCCCAGATCGAGACGCCGATGCTCACGAAGTCCACGCCCGAAGGTGCGCGCGACTTTCTGGTGCCCAGCCGCCTGAACCCCGGCGAGTTCTACGCCCTGCCGCAAAGCCCGCAGCTGTTCAAGCAACTGCTGATGATTTCGGGGTTCGACCGCTACTACCAGCTCGCCCGCTGCTTCCGTGACGAGGACCTGCGGGCCGACCGCCAGCCGGATTTCACGCAGCTCGACATGGAACTGAGTTTCGTGGAGCAGGACGACGTTCTGGAGCTTCAGGAACGGCTGCTCGCCCACGTCTTTAAAAAGGTGCTGGGCCACGACCTGCCCACGCCGTTTCCCCGCATGAGCTACCACGAGGCGATGGACCTGTACGGCTCCGACAAGCCCGACCTGCGCTTCGGCAGCCGCTTCGTGGACGTGACCGAGCTGTTCCGGGGCGGCGAATTCAAGGCGTTCGCCTCGGCCCAGACGGTCAAGGTGCTCGTCGCGCCCGAACTGACCCGCAAGCAGATCGACGAACTCGAGCGCGTCGCCAAGCAAAACGGCGCGGGTGGCCTGGCCTGGCTCAAGCGCGACGGCGACGGGTTTACGGGGGGCATCTCCAAGTTCGTGGGGGGCATCGCCGCGCCGCTCATCGAACAGACGGGCGTGGAACAGGGCGGCACCCTGCTCTTTGCGGCGGGCGAGTGGAAAAAGGCGGTCACGGCGCTGGGCGCGGTGCGCCTGAGCCTGCGCGACCTGTTCGACCTGGCGGCGGACGGGCCGCGCTTCCACGTGTCCTGGGTGGTGGATTTCCCGCAGCTGGAGTTCGACGAGGAGTCGCAGACCTGGACCTACATGCACCACCCCTTCACGGCGCCGCACCCCGACGACGTGGCGCTGTTCGGCACCGAGCGGCAGGGCGAGATGCGGGCGCAGGCCTACGACCTCGTGCTCAACGGCTTCGAGATCGGCGGCGGGTCCATCCGGATTCACGACCCCGAGGTGCAGGCCAAGATGTTCTCGGCCATCGGCTTTTCGGAAGCCGCCGCCCGCGAGAAGTTCGGCTTTTTCCTCGACGCCCTCGAATACGGCACGCCCCCGCACGGCGGCATCGCCTGGGGCTTTGACCGCCTGCTGATGCTGATGAGCGGCGCGAGCAGCATCCGTGAGGTCATCGCTTTTCCCAAAAACAACCGGGGCGCGGACCTGATGGCCGAGGCCCCCTCCCCCGTCGAGGACGCGCAACTCGCGGAGGTCGGGGTGGCGGTGCGCGGCGAGAACTGA
- the hisS gene encoding histidine--tRNA ligase has translation MAIQRPKGTQDHLPSGSPKLSLDTRAAAFEYVRDTARRVLERAGAQRIDTPLFEEAELVKRGVGGSTDIVRKEMFTVYYFGDHGGYVLRPEGTAGIVRAYLQGGWKQLPAPLKVWLHGPMFRAENVQKGRLRQFHQVDYEVFGSTDPLVDAEAIALLVEVVRELGLKQVKVKLGSIGDPEDREAYNAYLRDLFTPHLERLSDDSKDRLTRNPMRILDSKSEGDQQLIAELGVRPMLEFLGEDAAAHFAQVQRYLTDWGVPYDLDPSIVRGLDYYRRTAWELHHEGVGAKSALCGGGRYDGLAEQLGGQAVPGIGWAFGIERLLLAMEADGVELPVSSGPQLYLVALDEENVPLAAKTALEARAYARAEFAYRAMKPGSAFKDAERRRAVWVGLIGSDEAAQGTVSLKHMETGEQKVVPVGELAAFLQKSDD, from the coding sequence ATGGCAATTCAGCGTCCCAAAGGCACCCAGGACCATCTGCCCTCAGGCAGTCCCAAACTCAGTCTCGACACGCGGGCGGCGGCGTTCGAGTATGTCCGCGACACCGCCCGCCGGGTGCTCGAACGCGCCGGGGCGCAGCGCATCGACACGCCGCTGTTCGAGGAAGCCGAACTCGTCAAGCGCGGCGTGGGCGGCTCGACCGACATCGTGCGCAAGGAGATGTTCACGGTCTACTACTTCGGCGACCACGGCGGCTACGTCCTGCGCCCGGAAGGCACGGCGGGCATCGTGCGGGCGTACCTCCAGGGCGGCTGGAAGCAGCTTCCCGCGCCGCTCAAGGTCTGGCTGCACGGCCCGATGTTCCGTGCCGAGAACGTGCAAAAAGGTCGCCTGCGGCAGTTTCATCAGGTGGACTACGAGGTCTTCGGCAGCACCGACCCGCTGGTGGACGCCGAGGCGATTGCCCTGCTGGTCGAGGTGGTGCGCGAACTCGGCCTCAAGCAGGTCAAGGTCAAGCTCGGCTCCATCGGCGACCCCGAGGACCGCGAAGCCTACAACGCGTACCTGCGCGACCTGTTCACGCCGCACCTGGAGCGACTCTCGGACGACAGCAAGGACCGGCTCACGCGCAACCCCATGCGCATTCTGGACAGCAAAAGCGAAGGCGACCAGCAGCTCATCGCCGAACTCGGCGTGCGGCCCATGCTCGAGTTTCTGGGCGAGGACGCGGCGGCGCACTTCGCGCAGGTGCAGCGTTATCTGACCGACTGGGGCGTGCCGTATGACCTCGACCCCAGCATCGTGCGCGGGCTGGACTACTACCGCCGCACCGCCTGGGAACTGCACCACGAGGGCGTGGGGGCCAAGTCGGCCCTGTGCGGGGGCGGGCGCTACGACGGCCTCGCCGAGCAGCTCGGTGGACAGGCCGTGCCGGGCATCGGCTGGGCCTTCGGCATCGAGCGCCTGCTGCTGGCGATGGAAGCCGACGGGGTCGAGCTTCCGGTGTCCAGCGGCCCGCAGCTTTATCTGGTCGCGCTGGACGAGGAGAATGTGCCGCTGGCCGCAAAAACGGCGCTGGAGGCCCGCGCCTATGCCCGCGCCGAGTTCGCCTACCGCGCCATGAAACCGGGCAGCGCCTTCAAGGACGCCGAGCGCCGCCGCGCCGTGTGGGTGGGCCTGATCGGGTCGGACGAAGCGGCGCAGGGCACGGTCAGCCTCAAGCACATGGAGACGGGCGAACAGAAGGTCGTCCCGGTGGGCGAGCTGGCGGCCTTCCTTCAAAAGTCGGACGACTGA
- a CDS encoding alanine--glyoxylate aminotransferase family protein, with amino-acid sequence MFEDTHDEHVLLTPGPTPIHPRAQRALTRPMLGHMDPEVFALNSEIQRDLREMYGADEGTLTALLAGTGSLGMEAGFANLVEAGDEVLVCANGSFGRRMAEMAARYGAKVRLVTAPLGEAIDPADVAAQLDDSVSMVAVVHGETSTGVLNPVPEIAKLVRGTGALLTVDAVTTAGMEPFDMAKWGVDYAYTGAQKCLSAPPGLAPVAISERAFSRFRARRTPPPLWYCDFGGLRDYWVDHSYHHTVPVNLHFALHAALRAALDEGLDTRQARVRLMGRVIERTLAPLGFSPYVRRPQDRLPTVLALRLPEGLDDAGVRGALRQRGISVTGGLGPTAGVIWRLGLMGESARPEPYRRLMTELAGLLGEPGLVARFDAAVQEELARDLLPA; translated from the coding sequence ATGTTCGAGGATACCCACGACGAGCACGTGCTGCTGACCCCCGGCCCGACCCCGATTCACCCCCGGGCGCAGCGGGCACTGACCCGCCCGATGCTGGGGCACATGGACCCGGAGGTCTTTGCCCTGAATTCCGAGATTCAGCGCGACCTGCGCGAGATGTACGGCGCCGACGAGGGAACGCTGACCGCGCTGCTCGCGGGCACCGGCTCGCTCGGGATGGAAGCGGGCTTCGCCAATCTGGTGGAAGCGGGCGACGAGGTGCTGGTGTGCGCCAACGGCAGCTTCGGGCGCCGCATGGCGGAGATGGCCGCCCGGTACGGGGCGAAGGTGCGGCTGGTCACGGCGCCGCTGGGTGAAGCGATTGACCCCGCCGACGTGGCCGCGCAACTCGACGATTCGGTGTCGATGGTGGCGGTCGTGCACGGCGAGACGAGCACCGGCGTCCTGAACCCGGTGCCTGAAATCGCGAAGCTCGTGCGCGGTACGGGGGCACTGCTCACGGTGGACGCGGTGACCACGGCGGGTATGGAACCGTTCGACATGGCGAAGTGGGGCGTGGACTACGCCTACACCGGGGCGCAAAAGTGCCTCTCGGCCCCCCCCGGACTGGCGCCGGTGGCCATCAGCGAGCGGGCCTTTTCGCGTTTCCGTGCCCGGCGCACCCCGCCGCCGCTGTGGTACTGCGATTTCGGCGGCCTGCGCGACTACTGGGTGGACCACAGCTACCACCACACGGTGCCGGTCAACCTGCATTTCGCCCTGCACGCCGCGCTGCGGGCGGCCCTGGACGAAGGCCTGGACACCCGGCAGGCCCGCGTGCGGCTGATGGGCCGCGTGATCGAGCGCACGCTCGCGCCCCTGGGCTTTTCGCCCTATGTCCGCCGCCCGCAAGACCGCCTGCCCACCGTGCTCGCCCTGCGGCTGCCGGAGGGCTTGGACGACGCCGGGGTGCGCGGGGCACTGCGGCAGCGCGGCATCAGCGTGACCGGCGGCCTCGGCCCGACGGCGGGCGTGATCTGGCGCCTGGGACTGATGGGCGAGTCGGCGCGGCCTGAACCCTACCGCCGCTTGATGACCGAACTCGCCGGGTTGCTGGGCGAGCCGGGGCTGGTCGCCCGCTTCGACGCCGCCGTGCAGGAGGAACTGGCCCGCGACCTGCTGCCTGCCTGA
- a CDS encoding alpha/beta fold hydrolase, whose product MSESYVSEGHSRWTRVQGLWTHARVLGSGPPLVVVPGLGCASWMYERVGRQLARTRTVYLYDPPGHGHSQGRPGAPASIEALTDHLAAWLEASGLRCAPLFGHSLGGEVIFDLAARYPRCTTGLIACAPTGIPESPSVAAQLLRLLLDLPRERPGLLFPGGLRAYRRAGLGTMYRLAQDQSEHQTGALLPRIRVPTLLLDGDGDPVIRAWTVEEIRRSIPHALIREIRGGTHALTDSHPRAVASYARDFLKLIEDGRLHTGNQYDEALKQ is encoded by the coding sequence ATGTCTGAGAGCTACGTATCTGAGGGCCACTCCCGCTGGACGCGGGTGCAGGGGCTGTGGACGCACGCCCGGGTGCTGGGCAGCGGGCCGCCGCTGGTGGTGGTGCCGGGGCTGGGCTGCGCCTCGTGGATGTATGAGCGGGTGGGGCGGCAACTGGCCCGCACGCGCACGGTGTACCTCTACGACCCGCCCGGACACGGCCACAGCCAGGGGCGGCCCGGCGCTCCGGCGAGCATCGAGGCGCTCACCGACCACCTCGCGGCGTGGCTGGAGGCCAGCGGCCTGCGCTGCGCGCCGCTGTTCGGGCACTCGCTGGGCGGCGAGGTGATCTTCGACCTCGCGGCGCGGTATCCCCGCTGCACCACCGGCCTGATCGCCTGCGCCCCCACCGGCATCCCGGAAAGCCCCAGCGTGGCGGCGCAACTGCTCCGGCTGCTGCTCGACCTGCCGCGCGAGCGCCCCGGCCTGCTGTTTCCCGGCGGCCTGCGGGCCTACCGGCGGGCGGGCCTGGGCACCATGTACCGCCTCGCCCAGGACCAGAGCGAGCACCAGACCGGCGCCCTTCTCCCCCGCATCCGGGTGCCCACGCTGCTGCTCGACGGCGACGGCGACCCGGTCATCCGCGCCTGGACCGTCGAGGAGATTCGCCGCAGCATTCCCCACGCCCTGATTCGCGAGATTCGTGGCGGCACCCACGCCCTGACCGACAGCCACCCCCGCGCCGTGGCGAGTTACGCCCGCGACTTCCTGAAACTGATCGAAGATGGCCGCCTGCACACGGGCAACCAGTACGACGAGGCTTTGAAGCAATAA
- a CDS encoding alpha/beta fold hydrolase — protein MLGRVKVEEYREGASALRYRVAGASGDPVVLIHGLSGSWRWWRRQVPLLSARHRVYVIDLTGYGHHLAWRQRSLGVREDAALIARWLDAERLERVTLIGHSMGGHIALHVAALAPGRVDRLVLACASGLLREHPVRAALHLPRAALTGRPSFLPVILADSARAGLPNLWRSVSRLLRDSVLDLLPEIRARTLVVWGARDALIPAALGRQLAASIPGAQYVELPRAGHVVMVDDPAGFNRAVLDFLAQGPGKQSPGKQAPDV, from the coding sequence ATGCTGGGCCGCGTGAAGGTCGAGGAATACCGCGAGGGCGCGTCTGCCCTGCGTTACCGGGTGGCGGGCGCGTCGGGCGACCCGGTGGTGCTGATTCATGGGCTGAGCGGCTCCTGGCGCTGGTGGCGCAGGCAAGTCCCGCTGCTCTCGGCGCGGCACCGGGTGTATGTCATCGACCTGACCGGCTACGGGCACCACCTCGCGTGGCGGCAGCGTTCGCTGGGGGTGCGTGAGGACGCCGCGCTGATCGCCCGCTGGCTGGACGCCGAGCGCCTTGAGCGCGTCACCCTGATCGGGCACTCGATGGGCGGGCACATCGCGCTGCATGTGGCCGCACTCGCGCCCGGGCGGGTGGACCGCTTGGTGCTGGCCTGCGCCAGTGGGCTGCTGCGCGAGCACCCGGTGCGGGCGGCGCTGCACCTGCCCCGGGCCGCGCTCACCGGGCGGCCTTCCTTTCTGCCGGTGATTCTGGCCGACTCGGCGCGGGCGGGGCTGCCGAACCTGTGGCGGTCGGTGTCACGGCTGCTGCGCGACAGCGTGCTTGACCTGTTGCCGGAGATTCGCGCCCGCACGCTGGTCGTGTGGGGGGCACGCGACGCCCTGATTCCGGCGGCGCTGGGGCGGCAGCTCGCCGCGAGCATTCCGGGGGCGCAGTACGTCGAGCTGCCCCGCGCCGGGCACGTGGTGATGGTGGACGACCCGGCGGGCTTCAACCGCGCGGTGCTCGATTTTCTGGCCCAGGGTCCGGGCAAACAGTCTCCGGGCAAACAGGCGCCGGATGTCTGA
- the mgtE gene encoding magnesium transporter produces MIPPSSSSPAELARQWARRSAARRRDAFLQADEGTQARVLPLLPPEVQAELLSGLPQPDAARGLRRLRPDDRTALLEQVPEARRHTLLRLLGPSERALAEQLLSYPPQSVGRLMNPEVTAVRPDWTVAQTFAHLRRQADPGTIEDLYVVDDEGVLMDAVPLRAFVLSEPETAVGALVDRQYVALNAGADREDAVRVMLAADLPVLPVVSEQGRLLGEVTFDDVLDVAEEEHTEDVQRGAAVVPLGRQVRAVRLTELYRKRVGWLVVLVFVNLLSGAIIARYEGVITEVVALVMFLPLLIGSSGNAGAQAATLMVRALATGDVTPADWGRLMVREVGVSLALGLTMGVAVALLGSVRAGTQVALVVAVTMVLVVVIGSLIGLSLPFVLQRFKLDPATASGPLVTSLADVIGVVVYFAVATRLLGL; encoded by the coding sequence ATGATTCCCCCGTCCTCCTCCTCGCCCGCCGAACTCGCGCGGCAGTGGGCGCGGCGCAGTGCGGCGCGTCGGCGGGACGCCTTTTTGCAGGCCGACGAGGGGACGCAGGCCCGGGTGCTGCCCCTCCTGCCGCCGGAAGTGCAGGCCGAACTGCTCTCCGGCCTCCCCCAACCCGACGCGGCACGCGGGCTGCGCCGCCTGAGGCCCGACGACCGCACCGCCCTGCTCGAACAGGTGCCGGAGGCCCGGCGCCACACGCTGCTGCGGTTGCTCGGGCCTTCAGAGCGGGCGCTGGCCGAGCAGCTCCTGAGCTACCCGCCGCAGAGTGTGGGCCGCCTGATGAACCCCGAGGTCACGGCGGTGCGCCCCGACTGGACGGTGGCTCAGACCTTCGCGCACCTCAGGCGGCAGGCCGACCCCGGCACCATCGAGGACCTGTACGTCGTGGACGACGAGGGCGTGCTGATGGACGCCGTCCCCCTGCGGGCCTTCGTCCTGAGCGAGCCGGAGACGGCGGTCGGGGCGCTGGTGGACCGTCAGTACGTGGCGCTGAATGCCGGCGCCGACCGCGAGGACGCCGTGCGCGTCATGCTGGCCGCCGACCTGCCGGTGCTGCCCGTCGTGAGCGAGCAGGGGCGGCTGCTGGGCGAAGTGACCTTCGACGACGTGCTGGACGTGGCCGAGGAAGAACACACCGAGGACGTGCAGCGCGGCGCCGCCGTCGTGCCCCTGGGCCGCCAGGTGCGTGCCGTACGCCTGACCGAGCTGTACCGCAAGCGGGTGGGCTGGCTGGTGGTGCTGGTGTTCGTCAACCTGCTTTCGGGGGCCATCATCGCGCGTTACGAGGGCGTCATCACCGAAGTGGTCGCGCTGGTGATGTTCCTGCCGCTCCTGATCGGCAGCAGTGGCAACGCGGGCGCACAGGCCGCCACGCTGATGGTGCGGGCGCTGGCGACCGGCGACGTGACCCCCGCCGACTGGGGCAGACTGATGGTGCGCGAGGTGGGCGTCAGTCTGGCGCTGGGCCTGACCATGGGCGTGGCGGTGGCCCTGCTGGGCAGCGTGCGCGCGGGCACGCAGGTGGCGCTGGTGGTCGCCGTGACGATGGTCCTGGTGGTCGTCATCGGGAGCCTCATCGGCCTGAGCCTGCCCTTCGTGCTTCAGCGCTTCAAACTCGACCCCGCTACCGCCAGCGGCCCGCTGGTCACCTCGCTGGCCGACGTGATAGGTGTGGTCGTGTACTTCGCTGTGGCGACCAGACTGCTGGGGTTGTAG
- the lnt gene encoding apolipoprotein N-acyltransferase has translation MPRRRLPPPAVSALLGVALALTLPPLPTGVLAPFALAGLLWYAARADTPRQVAGRVWWAVFAMNTLHLWWLTAFLGNIFGFPPAGALAFVLYALEGGFFALMAYVVARLVASARGRVWALAGGWGLVEALRFLGPLAFPWPTLGYALLPTPLIQVADLGGVLLASGLILGLAAALASRSRRSVLTLGLVWLAALGYGLTRTPGQGPEQPMRVLRTTFDAFGRASGYVTPEQQLTQQLPFSVDRPAGSVVVWSETALMLPALPADVPQFPAPGISGLRTLTPDQNSVISIDAAGKLTGQNVKAKLVPFGEEFPFYSLLKPVYGVFEQALGFEFGSLEAARQVQPLTLNGVQYGTYVCYDSVFPWVARELTRKGAQLLVNPSNDGWYQGWGVAQHFWMGRVRAIETRRWLVRSVNLGVAGAVDDLGRPVQVIASGDAVQALDVRPKLLSGQTVYARLGDLPALLLFAVLLGAGWARRHGRADASPLDYPVDP, from the coding sequence ATGCCGCGCCGCCGCCTGCCGCCCCCCGCCGTGTCCGCCCTGCTCGGGGTGGCCCTCGCGCTGACGTTGCCGCCGCTGCCCACCGGCGTCCTCGCGCCCTTCGCCCTGGCGGGGCTGCTGTGGTACGCCGCCCGCGCCGACACCCCCCGGCAGGTCGCGGGCCGCGTCTGGTGGGCGGTCTTTGCCATGAACACCCTTCATCTGTGGTGGCTGACCGCCTTTCTCGGCAACATCTTCGGCTTTCCGCCCGCCGGGGCACTGGCGTTCGTGCTGTATGCCCTCGAAGGCGGGTTCTTTGCGCTGATGGCGTATGTCGTCGCCCGCCTGGTCGCTTCGGCGCGGGGCCGCGTCTGGGCGCTGGCGGGCGGCTGGGGCCTCGTGGAAGCCCTGCGTTTCCTGGGGCCGCTCGCTTTTCCCTGGCCGACACTCGGGTACGCGCTCTTGCCCACGCCGCTGATTCAGGTGGCCGACCTCGGCGGGGTGCTGCTCGCCAGCGGGCTGATTCTGGGCCTCGCGGCGGCGCTGGCGAGCCGCTCCCGGCGAAGTGTCCTGACCCTGGGTCTGGTCTGGCTCGCGGCCCTGGGCTACGGCCTGACGCGCACGCCGGGGCAGGGACCCGAACAGCCCATGCGGGTGCTGCGAACGACGTTCGATGCCTTTGGCCGGGCCAGCGGGTATGTCACGCCCGAGCAGCAACTGACCCAGCAGCTTCCGTTCAGCGTCGACCGTCCTGCCGGCAGCGTCGTGGTCTGGAGCGAAACGGCCCTGATGCTGCCCGCACTTCCCGCCGACGTGCCGCAGTTTCCGGCCCCCGGCATCTCCGGCCTGCGCACCCTGACGCCCGACCAGAACAGTGTGATTTCTATCGATGCGGCAGGAAAGTTGACCGGACAGAATGTCAAGGCCAAGCTGGTGCCGTTCGGCGAGGAATTTCCTTTCTACAGTCTCCTTAAACCTGTGTACGGCGTGTTCGAACAGGCGCTGGGCTTTGAGTTCGGTTCACTCGAAGCCGCCCGGCAGGTCCAGCCCCTGACCTTGAACGGCGTTCAGTACGGCACCTATGTCTGCTACGACTCGGTGTTTCCCTGGGTGGCCCGCGAGCTGACCCGCAAAGGCGCACAACTCCTCGTCAACCCGTCCAACGACGGCTGGTATCAGGGCTGGGGCGTCGCGCAGCATTTCTGGATGGGCCGCGTCCGCGCCATCGAAACGCGGCGCTGGCTGGTCCGCAGCGTCAACCTCGGCGTGGCGGGCGCGGTGGACGACCTCGGGCGCCCGGTGCAGGTCATCGCCAGCGGCGACGCGGTGCAGGCCCTCGACGTGCGCCCGAAACTGCTCAGCGGCCAGACCGTCTATGCCCGCCTCGGCGACCTGCCCGCGCTGCTGCTGTTCGCCGTTCTGCTCGGCGCCGGCTGGGCGCGTCGGCACGGGCGGGCGGACGCCAGCCCCCTCGACTATCCTGTTGACCCATGA